GCGCGGCTGCACCAGACTTTTGACATGATGATGGAGGCCCAGGCTGCGGGTATAACTGCCCGTCACGCCGACCGCCGGCCTGCGCAGATGCCCGTCGGAGCCGAATATCATCCAGTGCGCGGCCAGACCGGCGAAGGCTTCATAGTCTTCCAGCAGCTCCCGCACGTCATGGCGGGCCAGCGGCAGCACGAATTCATCAATATCAATGAAGGCCAGCCAGCGGCTGCGGTCCTTCCACGTGCGCAGGCAGTGAAAATAGGCTGAAAGTTGCGGAGCCTCACGAACCGGAAAATCAATGACCGTCACCAGCCCGGCGGCGGCCAGATCCGACAGCGTCCGCGAGACAGGCTCCACGCTGCCGTTATCATAGAGCACGATGTGCTCGAAGCCCGCGGAAAAGTGGTGCAACACCCATTCACGCAGATGAGGCGTCTCGTCCTTGGCGATGGCGCAGATGCAGGCGTAGTACAAGTGCGTGCCTCCCCTCAAGCGGCTTTAGAGCAAGTTTACTTTAAACTTGCCCTGGCGGCTGCGAGAGCAGCCGTCCGCCACGAAGGCGTAAGCGCAAGTTATTTGCGCTGTTAAGCGCCGAAGTTGGCGGCTTCAAACGTTAAGAATATAAATTCCTAACGTTAATCGGCTCTAGTCCCCGGCGGCCGGTTCACCCAGCAATGCGCGGGCGTAATCCGCGCCGTTGAAGGGGCGCAGATCCTCCATTTTTTCGCCCAGGCCCACAAAAGTGATGGGCAGATGGTGCTGCATGGCCACGGCGATGGCCACGCCGCCCTTGGCCGTGCCGTCCAGTTTGGTCAGGATCAGTTCGTCCACCCCGGCGGCCTCTTTGAAGAGCTTGGTCTGGGAAAGGGCGTTCTGGCCGGTGGTGGCGTCCAGAACCAGAATGCTGCGATGCGGCGCGCCGGAATGCTTCTTGCTCAGCACCTGGCGGATCTTGGTCAGTTCTTCCATCAGGTTGACCTTGGTCTGCAAGCGCCCGGCCGTATCCACAAAGAGCACGTCCACGCCTTCCTTCACCGCCCGGTCCACGGCCTCAAAGGCCACGGAGGCCGGATCCGAACCCGCCGGACGGGCATGGAACAGGGCTCCCACCCGCTCGGCCCAGACCTGCAACTGCTCGATGGCCGCCGCGCGGAAGGTGTCCGCCGCCGCGATCATCACCTTTTTGCCCTGCATGCGCGCGCGGTGGGCCAGCTTGGCGATGGTGGTGGTCTTGCCCACGCCGTTGACCCCGATCATCAGCACCACTTCCGGCGGATTAACGGCCGAAATACGGCGCGGCGCGCGGAAAATTTCTTCCAGCTCGGCCAGCAGCAGCTCGCGGGCCTGCTCCGCGCGCGTGACTTTTTCCCGCCGGGCGCGCTCCTTGAGGCGTTCCACCAGTTCCAGCGAGGGTTCATAGCCCAGGTCGGCCATGATGAAGAGCTCTTCCAGCTCTTCCCAGAAGGCGTCGTCCAGTTCGCCATGGTCGGCGAAGAGCGTGTCCAGACGGCGGGCAAACTGCTCGCGGGTACGCGAGAGGCCTTCGCTGATCTTCAGGAAGAGACGGCTGCGCTCGTCCTCCTCGTCCTCCAGATCCAGGGCCAGAGCCAGCCGGTATTGCAACTCGGAGCGGAATTCCTCCACATGGCGGTACTCCATGCGCTCAAGCCAGGCCCGGAAGTCATCCACAAAGTTCTGGACCTCATCCTGGGGCGCGTCCAGAGCGCGCAGCAAAAAGGCCAGCCGTTGCCAGAGCAGGTCGCCGGCGCTGTCCACGCCCTCCAGAATGATGCCCAGCCAGACCGAGAGCCGGGGTTCGGCCTCGCGCAGCCGCAGGGTCAGCGCTTCATCCTCTTCGGAAATATCGGAAGTCCCGGCCGGAGCCGGGGTTTCGGCCGGGACGGACGCGGCCCGCGGCACAGCAGCTTCCGGAGCAGGTTTCGCCGGGCTTACAGGCGCGCCTTCCGGTTCCGCGGGTCCGGCCCCGGCTTCAGGCTCCTGCGCCGATACGGCTTCGGAAGGTGGCGCAACTTCATCCTGGCGCGATCCGCCGAAGATTTTTTTAACGGCTGAAAAAAAGCCCATAGCAAACTCCTTGCGCAACAGCGCTTATTTCTCTCCGCCCAGCGCCGCCAGCACGTCTTCAAGGGCGTGCACGCAGGCTTCCACGGCCAGCGCGGCGGTTTCACACTGCGGATCATTGAGGGCGGCCTGCATGTCCCGAGCCGTATCCTCCAGCCGGGCCGCGCCCAGGCAGGGGGCCGCCAGTTCCAGCATACGCCCCAGATGGCAGAGGCCCGCCACCTCGCCGTCCGCATACAGACGGCTCAAGAGCTCGGGCGCACGGGCGAAGCTCTGCCGGAACAGCCCGGCGGTGACCCGCCAGGCGTCGGCGTGCTTACGCTGGAAACTCCGGCCCAGAGCCGGATTGACCGGAAAAACCGCGGCGGGCGCGCCCACGTCCGGAGCCTCGACGCTGTCGGCGGCCGGCGCGCTCAGGCCCAGCACGATCCTGTCCGGCGCGGCTTCGCCGCCTCCGGCCAGCGCCTCGTCCGCCTTACGGGCCAGCAAACGCCGCAGGCGGGCCAGATCCCCCCAGTGCCAGAGCAGCAGAAGCAGCGCGCCGGTGCAGAACAACGCCGCCAGGGCGAAGCGCCAAACCTCGCGCCGGGCCACCAGCGCCTGCTCCTCGGCGCTCAGACGCGGCGAAAGATAGACTTCCACCGAGCCGATGCTCCGGCCTTCCATCTTGAGCGGATTCATGCCCTGCACGGTATTTTCCGCAATTTCGTCATCCCAGGGCACAGGCTCCCACTGGTAATTGCGGCGCTGGCCCTCCAGCATGCCCTGCCGGGTCTGGACCTTGACGGCGTAAATCCTGTCGTCTTCCATGGCGGCCATGACTATGGTCCGGGCCGTCAGTTCATCCAGTTCCCAGGCGGGCAGCGAAAGCAGGGCCGCCAACTGCGAGGCCATGTGCCCGGCTTCGCTGATGAGCCGGTTTTCCGCGTCCCGGCGGCTGCCGTTCAGATTCCAGAGGCCGAGCAGCAGAAAAAGCAGAAGCCCCGCCGCCCAGGCGGTCAATGCCAGCCAGCGGCGCGTGCGGTGTGTGATGTAAGGCATATGGCGTTATGCGCGCAAAAGCCGACGGCCTTGCGCCCTCCTTCTCATTTCATTCCACGCAGGCGGCCCGTCAGGGCAGCCAGATCCTCATTGCCCAACGCGGCCAAGCAAAGCAGCCAGGCCGTCAGCCCGACGGCAATAGCCAGGGCCAGAGCGCTCCACACGCCGCCCCACCAGCCTCCGGGAACCATAACGGCCCGCGCGGTCAGCACCGCCCAGGCGGCCACACCGGCAGCCAGCGCGGCCAGCGCCTGCTGAAACAGCGCCCGCCAGGGCACGGCCCGCGCGGGCTGCCCGCAATCGCGCAACGCCCGGCGCAAGCCGGACCAGAGCAGGCAGGTCTGGAGCCAGAGCCCCAGACTCACGGCCAGGGCCGGTCCCATGGCCGAACAGGCAGTGGGAAGACTATGGCCCAGCACGGCCCCGGCCGCAAGTGTGGCCGCCACGGCCCAGCCCGCGCTGACCGCCGTGCGCCGCGTCGCGCCCAGCGCGTTGCAGCCCGCAAGCAAGCTGCGGTTGAGCGCAAACGCGGGCAGGCCCGGCAGATAGGCCCAGAGCGCCAGCCCGGTTTCGCGCGCGGCCCGGGCGTCAAAGGCCCCGTGCCGCAGCAGGGCGTCCACCAGATCCGGGCCCACGGCCCAAAGCCCCATGGCGGCGGGCAGGCTGAAAAGCGTGGTCCAGCGCAGGGCCGCGTTCAACTGGTCGCCAACAGCCGAAAAATTCCGTTCCGCCGCGAGACGGCTCAGGGACGGCAAACTGGCCATGCCCAGGCAGACGCCCACCAGCCCCAGCGGCAATTCCAGCAGGCGCTCAGCGTAATACAGCGCCGCCACCTGCCCCTGGCCCAAGCCCGAAGCCAGGCCCATGGCCGCCAGCATGGCCAGCTGCGGCGCGGCGGCCCCCAGCAGACCGGCCGGAACATGCGCCAGACAGCGCCAGGCGGCCCGGCCGATGCTTTCCCCTTCGGCTTCCACGGCATCAGGCCCGCATTCACCCGCCGCCGACGTCGCTCCGCTCAGCAGACACCGCAGGGCCAGCCACTGCGCCAGCCACTGGACCAGGCCGCCGCAGAGCATGCCCAGAGCCAGCGTCTGCGCGGGCGGCCAGCCACCCAGCGCGGCCGCGACCGTGAACAGGAGCATGGTCAGATTGAACAGCGCGGGCGACAAGGCGGGCAGCCAGAACACATCCATGCTGTGCAAAAACGCCATACCCAGAGCGGCCATGCCCGCCGTCAGCAGATAAGGCAGGCAGATCCGCAGCAGTTCCGCCACCCGCGCAGCTTCCGGGCCGGAAAAACCGGGGGCCAGCAAGGCCGCCAGCAAGGGCGCGGCCAGCAGGCCCAAGAGGGTCAGAGCCGCCAGAGTCAGCCCCAGACGTAGGGCCAGAGCCGCGGCCAGAGGGCGCAACATCCGTCCGCGTTGCCCCGCCGTTCCGTCGGCGCCGCATTGTCCGGTCCCGTTTTTTCCCGCCGGGCCGTGGGCGCGGCGCACCAGGGCGGCGGTAAGCGTCATGGACAGGGACCCTTCGCCCAGGAGACGGCGCAACACATGAGGCAGCCGCATGGCCGCCACCAGAGCGTCAGCCGTCGCCCCGCCGCCCAGCAGCCATGCCATGCCCATATCCCTGGCCAGACCCAGCAGGCGCGAGACGAGTGTGAAACCGCCCAGCAGGGCCGCCGTGCGCAGCATCCGGCCCGGCGCGGCCCGCGCCGACTGAGGGCTGGTACTCCGCAGCATGCTCAGATCACTTGCCTTGCCGCAACCGCTCAGGGCCGGTGCGGATCGGTTTCCGACCGCCAGGCCCGCACGGCCTCACGCACGCGTTGGTTCTGCTCCTCGGGCATTTCCTTGAACTCTTCGGCGAAAACATGGATGCGCGTGCCGCCGCGCGGCGCGAACAGGCCTTTGACCCGGCACCAGCAGGGGGCGAGCAGCTCGCGCAGATCCTCCAGCACGGTGTTGGTGATGGTTTCCATAAAAGACTGGTGGTTGCGGAACGCGAACATATAGAGTTTGAAGCTCTTGGATTCCACGCAGAGCTTGTCCGGCACGTATTCCACGCTGATGGTCCCG
The sequence above is drawn from the Desulfovibrio porci genome and encodes:
- the ftsY gene encoding signal recognition particle-docking protein FtsY; its protein translation is MGFFSAVKKIFGGSRQDEVAPPSEAVSAQEPEAGAGPAEPEGAPVSPAKPAPEAAVPRAASVPAETPAPAGTSDISEEDEALTLRLREAEPRLSVWLGIILEGVDSAGDLLWQRLAFLLRALDAPQDEVQNFVDDFRAWLERMEYRHVEEFRSELQYRLALALDLEDEEDERSRLFLKISEGLSRTREQFARRLDTLFADHGELDDAFWEELEELFIMADLGYEPSLELVERLKERARREKVTRAEQARELLLAELEEIFRAPRRISAVNPPEVVLMIGVNGVGKTTTIAKLAHRARMQGKKVMIAAADTFRAAAIEQLQVWAERVGALFHARPAGSDPASVAFEAVDRAVKEGVDVLFVDTAGRLQTKVNLMEELTKIRQVLSKKHSGAPHRSILVLDATTGQNALSQTKLFKEAAGVDELILTKLDGTAKGGVAIAVAMQHHLPITFVGLGEKMEDLRPFNGADYARALLGEPAAGD
- the murJ gene encoding murein biosynthesis integral membrane protein MurJ, coding for MLRSTSPQSARAAPGRMLRTAALLGGFTLVSRLLGLARDMGMAWLLGGGATADALVAAMRLPHVLRRLLGEGSLSMTLTAALVRRAHGPAGKNGTGQCGADGTAGQRGRMLRPLAAALALRLGLTLAALTLLGLLAAPLLAALLAPGFSGPEAARVAELLRICLPYLLTAGMAALGMAFLHSMDVFWLPALSPALFNLTMLLFTVAAALGGWPPAQTLALGMLCGGLVQWLAQWLALRCLLSGATSAAGECGPDAVEAEGESIGRAAWRCLAHVPAGLLGAAAPQLAMLAAMGLASGLGQGQVAALYYAERLLELPLGLVGVCLGMASLPSLSRLAAERNFSAVGDQLNAALRWTTLFSLPAAMGLWAVGPDLVDALLRHGAFDARAARETGLALWAYLPGLPAFALNRSLLAGCNALGATRRTAVSAGWAVAATLAAGAVLGHSLPTACSAMGPALAVSLGLWLQTCLLWSGLRRALRDCGQPARAVPWRALFQQALAALAAGVAAWAVLTARAVMVPGGWWGGVWSALALAIAVGLTAWLLCLAALGNEDLAALTGRLRGMK
- the queF gene encoding preQ(1) synthase — protein: MPTRSQDETRNLHILGTGRLPALEGGPGVGLLESFPNCYPRRPYVISISFPEFTSLCPVTGQPDCGTISVEYVPDKLCVESKSFKLYMFAFRNHQSFMETITNTVLEDLRELLAPCWCRVKGLFAPRGGTRIHVFAEEFKEMPEEQNQRVREAVRAWRSETDPHRP